TCGGCAAGGTAAAATCGGGCAAGGTAAACGGCACTTAATTGCGGATTGCGGATTGCGGATTGCGGATTGAAAACATCCTCAACAACTATTTTTTTTTTAGTGGAAACGGAGTCGAGGGCAACGGGAATACGGTCTTCCTCTACATTGAGAATCTTGCTGCACTCTGTAATCAGGAGATCGTACGGGTAATAGACATGGCCGTCATCGGAAAGCTGATTCAGCACATGAAGGATACCTGCCTCTATCCGGATTTGAGAATCTTTCGGGATACCAAGTTTTTCAGCAATCCTGTCTGCTGTGATGAAACCGATCCCGAATATGTCCATAGCAAGCCTGTAAGGGTTTTCGCTCACCGCCTTTACTGAATCCCTGCCATAATGCTTATATATCTTTATTGCGTAGGCGGGGCTTACGCCATGTCCCTGGAGGAATATCATCACATCGCGGATATCCTTCTGCTCTTCCCAGGCCTTCCGGATCATCTCGACCCTCTTTTCACCGATACCCGGGACCTCATTGAGCCTTTCTATATCGTTGTCAATAATGGAGAGTGTTTCGATGCCGAATTTTGACACAAGTCTTTTTGCCGTAACAGGGCCTATGCCCTTGATCATGCCTGAACCGAGATACTTTTCTATACCCTTCACCGTTGCAGGCATTATTGATTCGTATGATACTACTTTAAATTGTTCACCGTACTTAGGGTGGTTATCCCAGAAGCCCTGAAGCTTCAACACTTCTCCGGGGATTAACGATACGATGTTTCCAACAATGGTAACCAGGTCTACCCTTCCCTGTACCTTGACCTTGGCGATGGTGTAACCGTTTTCTTCATTGTAGTAAGTAATCCGCTCGATTTGCCCTTTAATTTCAAGCTGCGTTTTGTCCTTAAACATCTGCTTATCATATCAACAGTAAGGAAAAAGGTACATTGTTTTCATGAGAAATTATTCTATATTATGAGCCTCTTGCAAAAGGTTCTGGGGACCTGCTGCAGAAACGATGGTTTTTGTTGTCATGGGAATCATATTGATATTCAAACCGATAGAGGTATAATGTAGGGAAGAAGATGGGAAGGTAAGAAGGTGGGAATGAAAAACGATTCTTCCAGGAAAACTGCTATCGATATTTTCAACGCTGCGGTACAGGCCGTTGATCCTTATAAGTTAGTTAAAGGTTATGCCGAATCCATATTAGCGGCATATCACAAAGAACATTGCAATAAACTCTATCTTGTCAGCTTTGGTAAAGCCGCCTTTGCAATGACAAAAGCGCTTGCAGAGAGCAGTATCCGGGATATTATCACAAAAGGGATAGTCATCACCAAATACGGTCATGCACAAGGTGCATTGACCGGCAATATCGAGATTTTTGAAGCAGGTCATCCAGTTCCTGATGCAAAGGGATTGGCCGCAACAAAACATGTAATAGATATGCTTAAAAACGGGGATAGCCAAACCCTTGTGCTTTGTCTCATATCCGGTGGCGGTTCCGCCCTCCTCGTAGCCCCCTGTAACAACATAACCCTCGATGAAAAACAACGGGTCACAGAATTGTTACTTAAAGCCGGGGCAAATATAAACGAGCTTAACACTGTGAGAAAACACATTTCCGCCATAAAAGGCGGGAGGCTTGCAGAAATCGCATATCCCTCAAAGGTCATATCCCTCATATTATCAGACGTCATAGGAGATTCGCTGGATGCCATCGCATCAGGGCCGACATCACCTGACGAAACCACCTATCAGGATGCCATTCACGTTATTGAAAAGTACGGACTTAGAGATAACATTCCAGATCATATATTGCACATATCAATAAAAGGTTCTGAAGGAAATGTAATGGAAACCCCCAAAAGTGAGCATCCGGTATTCGAAAGGGTGGAAAATATCATTATTGGAAGCAATAAAATAGCAACCGGAGCGGCGGCTAAGAAGGCTATAGAATCAGGTTTTGAAACGACAATTCTGACATCTGAGCTTCAGGGGGAAGCCCGCGAAGTAGCAAAATGGCTGGCGCTAAAAGCAATAGAAATAAGGGGTCAGGGGTCGGGGGTCATAAAGGCAGGGTTCGAGGGTTCAAGGGGTCAAGGGGTCGGGGGGTCGGGGGACAAAAAGATTTGTTTGATTTCCGGGGGGGAGACAACGGTAACTGTGCAAGGAAATGGTATTGGAGGGAGAAACATGGAGCTCGCCCTTGTCTTTGCCCTCGAGATAGCAGACACAGACGGAATGACCCTTTTGTCTGCGGGAACCGATGGCACAGACGGGCCCACTGATGCGGCGGGTGCTATCGTCAATGGGCAAACAATAAAAAAGGCAAAAGCAAAAGGTCTTGACCCTTTGGTCTACCTGGAGCATAATGATTCTTATATATTCTTTAAAAACACTGGCGAGCTTTTTGTCACAGGCTCAACAGGAACGAATGTGATGGATATTCAAATCATCATATTAAAATAACCGGGTAAGGTCAAAATACATGAATAACCTTTTTTATTCAGCCGCAGACAAGATCGGACAAAAACCGGACAGTATTTTATATCGGGTGCCGACCTGGCACCCGATATACTCCATGCCCTTCGGGCAGAGTAAAAGTTTAACATATTCGCCCGTTAGGGCTGAAAATTTGTCAGGCGGCAATGTCGCCGACTGGCAAAATAATTATTCGTCTGCTCTTGTCCGCATTTGTCGAGCGATAGCGGGCGGCAAAATGATTAAAGAGATTTTGACAAAACACATAACCAAATAAGGAGGTATGAGATGGGAAATACAATTAAATGGGAAACGGATTGGAAAATAGCCCTTTCCAAGGCACAGGCCGAGAAAACACCTGTTCTGGTAGATTTTTTTAACCCTGACTGAATCGGCTGTCAACAGATGGATACAGTTTCGTATCCAGATTCCAAGGTAACGGACTTCATCTTAAACAACGTCATTCCTCTGCGGGTGCCATTCAATGCAAAACCATTGGCTACAGATTTCAATGTAAAATGGACACCCACTCTCATCGCCGTTGACTGGAACGGCATAGAACACCACCGCACAGTCGGCTTTCTGCCGCCGGAGGAATTAATCCCTTCCATTTTGCTCGGATTGGCAAAAACCTACTACGAACTCGATCAATTTCCTGCAGCGCTCCAAGCATTGGAAAAGGTTGTAACCGAATATCCAAAAAGCGGTTCAGCGCCCGAAGCGGTCTTTCTCCGTGGCGTCTGCGGGTACAAGGGTACCCATGACCCCAAACATCTCAAACAGGCATATGAAAAACTCATCGCAGAATACAAAGACAGTGAATGGGCAAAGCGGGCATTGCCGTATAGATTGATACCGTAAAGGCAGGGGTCGAGGGGCAAGGGGTCGAGGGTTCGAGGGGCAAGGCAATTAAAAGCGGATAGCG
Above is a window of Pseudomonadota bacterium DNA encoding:
- a CDS encoding helix-hairpin-helix domain-containing protein yields the protein MFKDKTQLEIKGQIERITYYNEENGYTIAKVKVQGRVDLVTIVGNIVSLIPGEVLKLQGFWDNHPKYGEQFKVVSYESIMPATVKGIEKYLGSGMIKGIGPVTAKRLVSKFGIETLSIIDNDIERLNEVPGIGEKRVEMIRKAWEEQKDIRDVMIFLQGHGVSPAYAIKIYKHYGRDSVKAVSENPYRLAMDIFGIGFITADRIAEKLGIPKDSQIRIEAGILHVLNQLSDDGHVYYPYDLLITECSKILNVEEDRIPVALDSVSTKKKIVVEDVFNPQSAIRNPQLSAVYLARFYLA
- a CDS encoding glycerate kinase encodes the protein MKNDSSRKTAIDIFNAAVQAVDPYKLVKGYAESILAAYHKEHCNKLYLVSFGKAAFAMTKALAESSIRDIITKGIVITKYGHAQGALTGNIEIFEAGHPVPDAKGLAATKHVIDMLKNGDSQTLVLCLISGGGSALLVAPCNNITLDEKQRVTELLLKAGANINELNTVRKHISAIKGGRLAEIAYPSKVISLILSDVIGDSLDAIASGPTSPDETTYQDAIHVIEKYGLRDNIPDHILHISIKGSEGNVMETPKSEHPVFERVENIIIGSNKIATGAAAKKAIESGFETTILTSELQGEAREVAKWLALKAIEIRGQGSGVIKAGFEGSRGQGVGGSGDKKICLISGGETTVTVQGNGIGGRNMELALVFALEIADTDGMTLLSAGTDGTDGPTDAAGAIVNGQTIKKAKAKGLDPLVYLEHNDSYIFFKNTGELFVTGSTGTNVMDIQIIILK
- a CDS encoding tetratricopeptide repeat protein, coding for MDTVSYPDSKVTDFILNNVIPLRVPFNAKPLATDFNVKWTPTLIAVDWNGIEHHRTVGFLPPEELIPSILLGLAKTYYELDQFPAALQALEKVVTEYPKSGSAPEAVFLRGVCGYKGTHDPKHLKQAYEKLIAEYKDSEWAKRALPYRLIP